From the genome of Oncorhynchus masou masou isolate Uvic2021 chromosome 15, UVic_Omas_1.1, whole genome shotgun sequence:
ATGAATTTGCCCACCTGTGTATGATATGGAGATACTCAGCAGTAGCATCTCTTTAGTGACAGATAACTGCAACGCTTTCTCTGTAAGAAGAGAACACATATCAGTCAGTTGAGCTATGGGCCTTTGTTTCTGACATGACAGATTGAAGTAAGAAGCAACCAATGAACTCTGACTCACTGAAAGCATCCAGCGCCTGGGAACCGAGACCTGGAGTTGCGCTGCAAGGAAGAGAAATCCATAAATAAACTTAAGCACAGCCTTTCCAGACATAAAGGAATACAGGATTATCCAGATTCAACCCAGGCCTATGGAGGAATACAAAGTACCTTACATACAACcacaggtacagaatggcatatcTATTAGTATATCAATATTTGACATCTGTATGTATGCATGACAACATGTGTGATTATGGTCAATAAATGGTAGATAAGGAAAAATGTTCTTGTGCTAGTTCACTCTAACGTTAGACCTCAACCACATTTTCCATCCCAGCCTGTCTGCAGACTGCACTCACACGATGATAGGGGCGCTCTCTGTGGACTcagtctgcagcagtgactcGGACGCCTCGGAGGGTGTGGCCTCAGGCTCTGGCTTCTGGATCAGGAAGAACAGAAAGCTGCCCACCAGGCTGATGACCGTGAGAGAGATGAAAACCGTCTGGCGATCCTtgtctagacacacacacagcacacgtCAGCAACTTATGGCCAAAATTAGATTTTCTCGTTGTGTCAAGGGAACTTAGGGAATGCTAGATACTATAAAAAGGAAAGGACTCATGAACCTAAGTAGAATACATTCAAACGATATCTACATTGTTATAGTAAAAAGTTAACCAAAACTGATGACATACCTGATATGTGAACATGGCCATGCCAGGCAAAATAAATATACATGTTTCCAAAGAATAAGCTGCAAAATGGGATAGATACATGTTAGGCAGTCCAACAACATGGATTCAGTCCCAGAGTAAAAAAAGCTGTGGTAAACAGTGATGCAATCAATACAGTTATGCTGATAAGAAGAAGTACCTGAACTGTAGCAAGGCCCAGAAAATACCACTGTTCCTGCCGATGGTGGCATCTGTAGAGTTGATGGTGAGTAGGTTCCCCTGAGCTGTCCACAATACTAGGCCACAGATGGAAAGAGATtgaaagagaaaagaaagagggtTATGTGGTGATAGGAAATACAAGTCGTTAATTCTCAAGTAAGAATACCACAGTCTTCTTACTTGCAGCCGCTATTCCAACAACTACAGACGCTGTGTAGAAGCTCCAGGTGTAGGGGTGGATGAACATGGCAATGTATCCACTGATGGAAATAAAACATTGGACAGTCTTAACATCACAAACAAGCTAATGAAAACAAGTATGTTATGCACACTCAGAGAGAATAGATAAATAAACAGTTCTGTAAACAGGTATAGGCTACAGTGGGTTGATTTAAAGAAAGGTCAAAGGAGTGTGCTCACCTGTATACTAGTCCACTAAAGAACATGGACAACTGGGGTCCTATAACAGCCACTACTGAGGGAGCAATCAGGTTGGATGCAGAGAAAACTCCATAGATGATGGCCATGCTACATGTAAAGACACAACATAGAAAATGTTAGCAACATGGCTACAAGTGCAGGCATTTTATTCAATAAGGACGtgtttgaattttttttttaagcCTGGTGTTTGCCTGCCACGGGTGGTGTCATTAAGATGTCCATAAAGGCCAACAGCAGCAATTAAAAATCACAGACGAGGCCCTACAACACCACAGTCATATGCATGTTATTTACGAAATACCTCAGGAAACTGGGATATTGTAGAGAACTGAAAGTCAACTTTGTTGCCTAAACTGGGCAGATTCAATGACTTGCCTTTTGAGACCTCTTTGAGAGAGACAGGATTACGCATTTCCAACAGTTCTAATCTTTACCATAGGAGTCACATAGGTCAAAGTCACAGTATTTCAGCATCACAATGAATTACCTTGTGTATCCACTCCCATGGAATTCAGTACTGTTGAAACTCTTGATCACAGTTTGCTGAAAAAGCATGAGACATAAATAATTGACACCATCAATATTAACTTCCCCTGTAGGTTCCCTACAGTTGTGTGGCTTGAATTTGTATATATCATTTGTCAGTTCAACCATACCTCTATATTGCCACATGTTTGGAAAGCAGTGAACATGAACATAAATCCAAAACCCAGGATTATGATGTTCAAGAGTGTCTTTCCCTCTGGACCCATGCTTGCTGCAGAGTGTCACTGTAATATTACTTGACGAAATGGGttagttaaaaaaaaaacctGAAGTGGTCCACAGCTCATCTGAAAAAGAACAGAATCAAAACAACCATAGTGACAAATCTGTAGAAACGATGTTATGCTATGAATATTAGCTATTGTCAAGACACTAGGTAGGTATATCGAGGTAGATCTGCTACCAAATAATCACTATAGTAAGTAGTTCCTTGCTTTTGTCTATTTAGCCACTTGAGAAGAAAACAATTTACCGAGTCGGGTGCTGCACTGTAAAGTCCTTGTTTGTGCAAGCTACATAGTTAGCAAACCAATAACGACTTGTGGAGATACCACCATGGACCCAAAGCCTTGAAAGAATCCAACAATAATGTACGATACTTTTCCCCTGTGTAGTGTAAAATTGGTCTTTGAATATTTTTTCAGTGAGTGACCAAAACTGTTCGTCATGTGAGATAGTCAGCTGACATTTCAAGGCGTACAACCCAAAGCCCACTGGGAAACTGAGTGTATTTGCTATAGTCTGACGCCAATCTCGTTTCCGGGTCAAAATATTAAAAAACATTACTAAATTGAAAGTATTTTCCGTTTGTGTCCCCTCCG
Proteins encoded in this window:
- the LOC135555398 gene encoding UNC93-like protein MFSD11, producing the protein MGPEGKTLLNIIILGFGFMFMFTAFQTCGNIEQTVIKSFNSTEFHGSGYTSMAIIYGVFSASNLIAPSVVAVIGPQLSMFFSGLVYSGYIAMFIHPYTWSFYTASVVVGIAAAILWTAQGNLLTINSTDATIGRNSGIFWALLQFSLFFGNMYIYFAWHGHVHISDKDRQTVFISLTVISLVGSFLFFLIQKPEPEATPSEASESLLQTESTESAPIIVATPGLGSQALDAFKKALQLSVTKEMLLLSISISYTGLELTFYSGVYGTCIGAMTQFGNDAKSLIGLSGIFIGLGEILGGGVFGMLNKCNRFGRNPVVLLGLITHFVAFYLILLNIASDAPIAPEEGTHLQAYITPSVEVALLCSFLLGLGDSCFNTQLLSIVGFMFREDSAPAFAVFKFVQSITAALAFFYSNYLLLHWQLLIMVVVGFLGTLSFFVAEWVVVSSRRDTDYDNI